From one Luteolibacter sp. SL250 genomic stretch:
- a CDS encoding circularly permuted type 2 ATP-grasp protein produces MLQRSRSVPANTPPSTGGAVDAAWDEMTAPDGTVRPGWEEISAKLQTMTSADRANLSATADRMLDDLGTTFNVYSDVGGTGQPYVIDPVPLMIRREEWDKISAGLVQRMRLLEMVVADLYGPQKLMAEGLIPPDLIHSNRSYQPQIRGVQPQGGKFLVGFSSDLVRMPDGTWKILNDQIQGAQGLGQVLENRSVTSNVLSDSYESSRVARLRPFFDAERATLQELSMPRGEMPNVVFLTAGFRHPSYFEHAYKARLLGFPLVEGADLTVREKRLYLKTLGGLRRIDCVANRLGDDVIDPLEFWTMGRGGVPGIVEAWRSGNLALANAPGTGLASSPALLPFLPQICRKWLGEDLKLPFVETWWLGQPEIRAKVMENFSRYVLLSASLDEPLLPVRWSALSPNARKHWLSIIEERPYDFVAQLDVTPSVAPSLDGRSLASRPVVMRGFTLNSSGAPVTLPGGLGRVGKSGQSPQLWPIHAGSTKDVWILESANDSGKTKARKLEGPAAVRRHPAAAEVPSRIAEELFWVGRYAERIELATRLLRVTMKHLVGEAGRLQQEQLEACLILLDAVGMAPARKKTKAFGLLGALIDLVHGSNSGVGLPPLVRGLLSNAAAARDRLSDDTWRFFNRLDGIVHPPPSPPQARELSVTLDQLILHLSAFAGMQAENMTRGQGWRFLEVGRRLERALGTLALLQVAAAGEKDEEDSQFLEPLLEICDSVMTYRRRHFSKPRWDAVCELLFMDQTNPRSVAHQIAILQTESGNFPGDPNSGMFPRIVARLALLDEPFAKSGPRTTDELETFGGRLEELSDLLTQHYFSHSVRRVY; encoded by the coding sequence ATGCTCCAGCGCAGTCGATCCGTCCCGGCGAACACCCCTCCGTCCACAGGCGGGGCGGTGGATGCCGCGTGGGATGAAATGACCGCGCCGGATGGGACGGTGCGTCCGGGCTGGGAGGAGATCTCCGCGAAGCTCCAGACAATGACTTCGGCTGACAGGGCCAACCTCAGCGCGACCGCAGACCGGATGCTGGATGACCTGGGAACCACTTTCAACGTGTACAGCGACGTCGGCGGCACCGGGCAGCCCTATGTCATCGATCCCGTGCCGCTGATGATCCGGCGGGAGGAGTGGGACAAGATTTCCGCGGGACTGGTGCAGCGCATGCGCCTGCTGGAGATGGTGGTCGCCGACCTCTACGGCCCTCAGAAACTGATGGCGGAGGGCCTGATTCCGCCGGACCTCATCCACTCGAACCGCTCCTACCAACCGCAGATCCGGGGCGTGCAGCCGCAGGGAGGGAAGTTCCTCGTCGGCTTTTCCAGTGATCTGGTGCGGATGCCGGACGGGACATGGAAGATTCTCAACGACCAGATCCAGGGCGCCCAGGGCCTCGGGCAGGTGCTGGAAAACCGCAGTGTGACGTCCAACGTCCTGTCGGACTCCTATGAGAGCTCGCGGGTGGCGAGGCTGCGTCCCTTCTTCGACGCGGAAAGGGCGACGCTGCAGGAGCTTTCGATGCCGCGCGGGGAAATGCCGAACGTGGTGTTCCTCACCGCCGGATTCCGCCATCCATCCTATTTCGAGCATGCCTACAAGGCGCGTCTGCTGGGCTTCCCTCTGGTGGAGGGGGCGGATCTCACCGTGCGGGAAAAACGGCTTTATCTGAAGACGCTTGGAGGCTTGCGTCGCATCGACTGCGTGGCCAACCGGCTGGGTGACGATGTGATCGACCCGCTGGAGTTCTGGACCATGGGCAGGGGCGGGGTTCCCGGCATCGTGGAGGCATGGCGGAGTGGCAACCTCGCACTGGCGAACGCTCCGGGGACGGGGCTGGCCTCATCCCCCGCATTGCTGCCTTTCCTCCCGCAGATCTGCCGCAAGTGGCTGGGGGAGGATCTGAAACTCCCTTTCGTGGAAACATGGTGGCTCGGGCAGCCGGAGATCCGCGCGAAGGTGATGGAAAATTTCAGCCGCTACGTGCTGCTTTCCGCCTCACTGGACGAGCCGCTGCTGCCGGTGCGCTGGTCGGCGCTGTCCCCCAACGCGAGGAAGCACTGGCTCTCCATCATCGAGGAGCGTCCCTACGATTTCGTCGCCCAGCTTGATGTCACGCCCAGCGTGGCACCATCCCTGGACGGCCGCAGCCTTGCCTCCAGGCCAGTGGTCATGCGCGGGTTCACACTGAATTCATCCGGTGCTCCGGTGACGTTGCCGGGAGGACTGGGCAGGGTGGGCAAGTCCGGCCAGTCACCCCAGCTATGGCCGATCCATGCCGGTTCCACCAAGGATGTGTGGATCCTTGAGAGCGCGAATGATTCCGGCAAGACGAAGGCCAGAAAGCTGGAGGGACCTGCCGCAGTCCGCCGCCATCCCGCTGCGGCGGAGGTCCCCAGCAGGATCGCCGAGGAACTATTCTGGGTTGGCAGGTATGCGGAGCGCATCGAGCTGGCCACGCGCCTGCTGAGGGTAACCATGAAGCACCTCGTGGGGGAGGCGGGAAGGCTCCAGCAGGAGCAACTGGAAGCGTGCCTCATCTTGCTGGATGCCGTCGGGATGGCTCCGGCGAGGAAGAAGACGAAGGCGTTCGGCCTGCTGGGTGCATTGATCGATCTGGTGCATGGTTCGAACAGCGGAGTCGGCCTGCCGCCGTTGGTGCGCGGGTTGCTTTCAAATGCCGCCGCAGCCCGCGACCGGCTCTCTGATGACACGTGGCGATTTTTCAACCGCCTTGACGGCATCGTCCATCCGCCGCCGAGTCCTCCGCAGGCACGGGAACTTTCGGTGACCCTCGACCAGCTCATCCTCCATCTGTCCGCGTTTGCGGGCATGCAGGCGGAGAACATGACGCGGGGGCAGGGATGGAGATTCCTCGAGGTGGGCCGCCGCCTGGAGCGGGCCTTGGGAACACTCGCGTTGCTGCAGGTCGCCGCAGCCGGAGAGAAAGACGAGGAAGATTCCCAATTCCTGGAGCCGCTGCTGGAAATCTGTGACAGCGTGATGACCTACAGGCGCCGGCATTTTTCCAAACCGCGCTGGGACGCCGTCTGCGAGCTGCTGTTCATGGACCAGACGAACCCCCGCTCGGTTGCCCACCAGATCGCCATCCTCCAGACAGAGTCCGGAAACTTCCCGGGAGATCCCAACAGCGGGATGTTCCCGCGGATCGTCGCGCGGCTCGCCTTGTTGGATGAGCCGTTCGCGAAATCCGGCCCGCGGACCACGGATGAACTGGAGACTTTCGGCGGCAGGCTGGAGGAGCTGTCCGACCTGCTCACCCAGCACTACTTCAGCCACTCCGTCAGGCGGGTGTATTGA
- a CDS encoding transglutaminase family protein, which yields MSIHVALHHRTSYEYDKPVEHGPHVVRLRPAPHCRSRILSYSFKVGPEAPFINWQQDPQGNYLARLVFMEPRDRLDIEVDLVVEMSVQNPFDFFLEPEAEKFPFKYDPGVKTELAPFLKVEEPGPLLAARIAKYRGRKESTIDLLVAINADLQRDINYNIRMEPGVQAPEQTLEIESGSCRDSAWLLVQILRHLGLAARFVSGYLIQLKADVKSLDGPSGAEVDFTDLHAWTEVYLPGAGWIGLDPTSGLLAGEGHLPLACSPEPSSAAPVTGGTAPVESTMEHEMSVTRIFESPRTTLPYREEQWERILESGRAIDRDLDKMDVRLTMGGEPTFISVDDFDGDEWNNAALGPTKRILADQLIKRLRGHFAPGGLLFYGQGKWYPGEQLPRWALSCYWRKDGEPIWEDGSLIADESKDYGFNEDTAKHFGTELALALGADPNWMIPAYEDAFYYLWKERRLPTNVDPLKSNLKDKLERERLARVFNKGLDEVVGWVLPLENTDTPEGKRWVSGPWFLRDETLYLLPGDSPVGYRLPLDSLPWVAEKDFPYFVPEDPTRDLPKLSTHRETTVLHQSRKLADPIPSFPSPPVYPGGGLDAALETKQGELPPLPKHRPWEQRPEDQQSASWVIRKAICFEARHGRLHVFLPPVEKTEDFLNLIAVLEHTAGKLGTPIILEGTPPSYDPRIQKVGVTPDPGVLEVNLQPSASWDELVFNTKTLYDEAHLCRLGTEKFMLDGRHSGTGGGNHIIIGGETPSDSPLLRRPDLLRSMVTFWNHHPSLSFLFSGMFVGPTSQAPRIDEARNDSIHELEIAFKTLEGTTPLPWQVDRAFRNLLIDSTGNTHRAEFCIDKLYSPDSATGRLGLLEMRNFEMPPHSQMSLAQHLVLRALVAKFWKDPYEKPLVRWDSEIHDRWMMPHFIWQDFKDVLSHLRAGGYAIDDEWFAPHLEFRFPKIGDFVQDGVDVELRHAIEPWHVLGEDGTPGGTVRYVDSSLERMQVRVRGLTGERHVMACNGYKVPLQPTGTQGEFVAAVRYRAWQPPNCLHPSIPPHAPLVFDLLDTWNDRSLGGCTYHVAHPGGRNHTTFPVNAFEAEARRLARFFRHGHTGGKIVPKEVPESPDFPFTLDLRMIPASL from the coding sequence ATGTCCATCCATGTCGCCCTGCACCACCGCACCAGCTATGAATACGACAAGCCGGTGGAGCACGGACCCCATGTCGTCCGGCTGAGACCTGCACCGCACTGCCGGTCACGGATCCTTTCCTACAGCTTCAAGGTCGGGCCGGAGGCTCCGTTCATCAACTGGCAGCAGGATCCGCAGGGGAACTACTTGGCGCGGCTGGTGTTCATGGAACCGCGTGACCGGCTGGACATCGAGGTGGATCTGGTGGTGGAGATGTCCGTCCAGAACCCCTTCGATTTCTTCCTGGAGCCGGAGGCGGAGAAGTTTCCTTTCAAATACGACCCGGGTGTCAAAACGGAGCTGGCCCCGTTCCTCAAGGTCGAAGAACCCGGGCCGCTGCTGGCCGCCCGGATCGCGAAATACCGGGGGCGCAAGGAAAGCACCATCGACCTGCTGGTGGCGATCAATGCGGACCTGCAGCGCGACATCAACTACAACATCCGGATGGAGCCGGGCGTGCAAGCACCGGAGCAGACGCTGGAGATCGAGTCCGGATCCTGCCGGGACTCCGCATGGTTGCTGGTGCAGATTCTCCGCCATCTCGGCCTCGCGGCGCGCTTCGTCTCCGGCTACCTGATCCAGCTCAAGGCGGATGTGAAGTCCCTCGACGGCCCCAGCGGTGCGGAGGTGGATTTCACCGACCTGCACGCGTGGACGGAGGTGTATCTGCCAGGGGCGGGCTGGATAGGCCTTGATCCGACCTCTGGCCTGCTGGCCGGGGAGGGGCACCTGCCGCTGGCCTGTTCACCGGAGCCATCCAGCGCGGCACCGGTCACCGGCGGCACCGCGCCGGTGGAGTCCACGATGGAACACGAGATGTCCGTCACACGGATCTTCGAATCCCCGCGCACGACATTGCCCTACCGCGAGGAACAGTGGGAACGCATCCTGGAAAGTGGGCGGGCCATCGACCGGGATCTGGACAAGATGGATGTGCGACTGACCATGGGCGGAGAGCCGACCTTCATCTCCGTCGATGACTTCGATGGGGATGAGTGGAACAACGCCGCGCTGGGACCGACGAAGCGCATCCTGGCGGACCAACTGATCAAGCGGCTGCGCGGGCATTTCGCCCCGGGCGGGCTTCTTTTCTATGGCCAGGGCAAATGGTATCCGGGCGAGCAACTGCCGCGCTGGGCGCTGTCCTGCTACTGGCGGAAAGACGGCGAACCGATATGGGAAGACGGCAGCCTGATCGCGGATGAGTCGAAGGATTACGGCTTCAATGAGGACACCGCGAAGCACTTCGGCACCGAGCTGGCGCTGGCGCTGGGTGCGGATCCCAACTGGATGATCCCCGCCTATGAGGACGCCTTCTACTACCTGTGGAAGGAGCGCAGGCTCCCGACCAATGTTGACCCGCTGAAATCGAACCTGAAGGACAAGCTGGAGCGGGAGCGTCTGGCCCGTGTTTTCAACAAAGGTCTGGATGAGGTCGTCGGGTGGGTGCTGCCGTTGGAAAACACGGACACCCCGGAGGGCAAACGCTGGGTGAGCGGACCATGGTTCCTCCGTGACGAGACGCTCTACCTGCTGCCGGGGGATTCGCCTGTCGGCTACCGCCTGCCGCTCGATTCCCTGCCATGGGTTGCTGAGAAGGACTTTCCCTATTTCGTTCCGGAAGATCCCACCAGGGACCTCCCGAAGCTTTCCACCCACCGCGAAACGACGGTGCTCCACCAGTCGAGGAAATTGGCGGATCCCATTCCTTCATTCCCGTCGCCTCCCGTTTATCCGGGTGGCGGGCTGGATGCGGCACTTGAAACGAAACAGGGCGAACTGCCACCACTGCCGAAGCACCGGCCGTGGGAGCAACGTCCCGAAGACCAGCAGTCCGCTTCCTGGGTCATCCGCAAGGCGATCTGCTTCGAGGCCCGGCATGGCCGCCTGCATGTATTCCTGCCGCCGGTGGAAAAGACGGAGGATTTCCTCAATCTCATCGCCGTGCTGGAGCACACCGCCGGCAAGCTGGGCACGCCCATCATCCTGGAAGGCACGCCGCCGTCCTATGATCCGCGGATCCAGAAGGTGGGCGTGACACCGGACCCGGGGGTGCTGGAGGTGAACCTCCAGCCATCCGCCTCATGGGACGAACTGGTCTTCAATACCAAAACGCTCTACGATGAGGCGCACCTCTGCCGTCTGGGCACGGAGAAGTTCATGCTGGATGGCCGCCACAGCGGCACCGGCGGTGGGAACCACATCATCATCGGTGGGGAGACACCCTCGGACAGTCCGCTGCTCCGCCGCCCGGATCTGCTGCGGAGCATGGTGACCTTCTGGAACCACCATCCTTCCCTGAGTTTCCTGTTCTCCGGCATGTTCGTCGGGCCGACCTCACAGGCACCGCGGATCGATGAGGCACGGAACGACTCGATCCACGAGCTGGAGATCGCTTTCAAGACGCTGGAGGGAACGACGCCGCTGCCATGGCAGGTGGATCGTGCCTTCCGGAACCTGCTCATCGACTCGACGGGGAACACGCACCGGGCCGAGTTCTGCATCGACAAGCTCTACAGTCCGGACAGTGCCACCGGCCGCTTGGGGCTGCTGGAGATGCGCAACTTCGAGATGCCGCCACATTCGCAGATGAGCCTCGCCCAGCACCTGGTGCTGCGCGCGCTGGTGGCGAAGTTCTGGAAAGATCCCTACGAGAAGCCGTTGGTCCGCTGGGACAGTGAGATCCATGACCGCTGGATGATGCCGCATTTCATCTGGCAGGACTTCAAGGACGTGCTGTCCCATCTGCGGGCGGGTGGCTATGCCATCGATGACGAATGGTTCGCCCCGCACCTGGAGTTCCGGTTCCCGAAGATCGGCGACTTCGTGCAGGACGGGGTGGATGTGGAACTGCGCCACGCCATCGAGCCATGGCATGTTCTGGGCGAAGACGGCACGCCTGGAGGCACGGTCCGATATGTGGACAGCTCCCTGGAGCGCATGCAGGTGCGGGTCCGCGGCCTGACCGGAGAGCGCCATGTGATGGCGTGCAATGGCTACAAGGTGCCGCTGCAACCGACGGGAACCCAGGGGGAATTCGTGGCCGCCGTCCGCTACCGCGCCTGGCAACCGCCGAACTGCCTCCACCCGTCGATCCCGCCGCACGCGCCACTGGTGTTCGACCTGCTCGATACCTGGAACGACCGATCCCTCGGAGGCTGCACCTACCATGTCGCGCACCCGGGCGGTCGGAATCATACTACGTTCCCGGTCAATGCCTTCGAGGCGGAGGCCAGACGGCTCGCCCGCTTCTTCCGCCACGGCCATACAGGCGGGAAAATCGTCCCGAAGGAGGTTCCGGAGAGCCCTGATTTCCCATTCACGCTGGACTTGCGGATGATTCCGGCAAGCCTGTGA
- a CDS encoding KH domain-containing protein — protein sequence MQAVTERLRNFLQFVAIKLIDDPSQAQLKVAELGPKKLRFKLVLAQADVAMLIGRNGFTASAIRSVLKAAADKEGVQVNLQIHSHQEEAELLARGDHH from the coding sequence ATGCAGGCTGTCACCGAGAGATTGCGGAATTTCCTCCAGTTCGTCGCCATCAAGCTGATCGACGATCCCAGCCAGGCGCAGTTGAAAGTGGCGGAACTCGGGCCGAAAAAGCTGCGCTTCAAACTGGTTCTGGCCCAGGCGGATGTGGCCATGCTCATCGGGCGGAACGGTTTCACCGCCTCGGCGATCCGCAGCGTGCTGAAGGCGGCGGCTGACAAGGAGGGGGTGCAGGTGAACCTGCAGATCCATTCCCATCAGGAAGAAGCGGAGCTTCTGGCCCGCGGGGACCATCATTGA
- the leuB gene encoding 3-isopropylmalate dehydrogenase codes for MSRNHRITILAGDGIGPEVMDQAVRVLEAVEAKFNFTITRTEHLVGGAAIDATGHPLPPETVEASENAQAILFGSVGGPKWETLPPDIQPERGALLPLRKHFGLFANLRPGVCLPALTHASPVKQELIADGFDVLCVRELTGGIYFGAPKGRHEKDGEPVALDTMIYHKSEIQRIARVAFTAAMGRKKRLLSVDKANVLASSVLWRETVVEIAKEFPEVELSHMYVDNAAMQLIKRPGSFDVLVTENLFGDILSDEMAMISGSLGMLPSASLGKQREDGLYFGLYEPSGGSAPDIAGQGIANPIAQILSLAMLLRFSLGEIDAAEAIDAAVAKTIADGFRTGDIFTGGAGENKVGTAGMADAILANL; via the coding sequence ATGTCCCGCAATCACCGCATCACCATCCTCGCCGGAGACGGCATCGGTCCGGAAGTCATGGACCAGGCCGTCCGCGTCCTTGAAGCCGTCGAAGCCAAGTTCAACTTCACCATCACCCGCACCGAGCATCTGGTGGGCGGTGCCGCGATCGATGCGACCGGCCACCCGCTGCCTCCGGAAACCGTGGAAGCGTCCGAGAACGCCCAGGCCATTCTCTTCGGCTCCGTTGGCGGCCCGAAATGGGAAACCCTCCCTCCGGACATCCAGCCGGAGCGCGGCGCGCTGCTGCCCCTGAGGAAGCATTTCGGCCTTTTCGCCAACCTCCGCCCCGGCGTCTGCCTCCCCGCCCTCACCCACGCCTCTCCGGTGAAGCAGGAACTCATCGCCGACGGCTTTGACGTCCTGTGCGTCCGCGAACTCACCGGCGGCATCTATTTCGGCGCTCCGAAGGGCCGCCATGAGAAAGACGGCGAGCCGGTCGCCCTGGACACCATGATCTACCACAAGAGCGAGATCCAGCGCATCGCCCGGGTCGCCTTCACCGCAGCCATGGGCCGCAAGAAGCGCCTCCTTTCCGTTGACAAGGCCAACGTCCTTGCCTCCTCCGTCCTGTGGCGCGAGACCGTGGTTGAAATCGCCAAGGAATTCCCGGAAGTCGAACTTTCCCACATGTATGTGGACAACGCCGCCATGCAGCTCATCAAGCGCCCCGGCTCCTTCGACGTGCTGGTGACCGAGAACCTCTTCGGCGACATCCTGTCGGATGAAATGGCGATGATCTCCGGCTCCCTGGGCATGCTGCCTTCCGCCTCGCTCGGCAAGCAGCGCGAGGACGGCCTCTACTTCGGCCTCTATGAGCCATCCGGCGGTTCCGCCCCGGACATCGCAGGACAAGGTATCGCCAACCCCATCGCGCAGATCCTTTCGCTGGCCATGCTGCTGCGTTTCTCGCTCGGTGAGATCGATGCCGCTGAAGCGATCGATGCCGCCGTGGCGAAGACCATCGCCGACGGCTTCCGCACCGGCGACATCTTCACCGGTGGCGCTGGCGAGAACAAGGTTGGCACCGCAGGCATGGCGGACGCCATCCTGGCGAACCTCTGA
- a CDS encoding DNRLRE domain-containing protein, whose product MLIGTVATLLPMAAGAASLILQQGVSPATGYVSSMATIRSDFPSNNYGAGTYGLVGSLSGANLRTVFGFSLADIPAGSTITSISLTIRGERNDTNSVDGAVDFNLHQLTRPFVEGTGNVNGSNDVDGGVRWNAAQSGTPWTANGGDYNSLILSTVSADPGTVDEVLYTFSTSSAFVAAAQAAFEGGNTLDMLMKMSATYEGDGSRRVFFFHSDDATDTVPGDGITPDSYYRPFLTVEYVPEPGVAILGALGGGLLLGRRRK is encoded by the coding sequence ATGCTCATTGGAACCGTAGCCACTCTATTGCCGATGGCGGCAGGTGCGGCATCCCTCATCTTGCAGCAGGGTGTTTCGCCGGCAACCGGATACGTATCCTCGATGGCGACGATCCGCAGCGACTTTCCAAGCAACAACTATGGTGCGGGTACCTATGGGCTGGTCGGGTCACTTTCCGGAGCGAACCTCAGAACCGTGTTTGGTTTCTCGCTGGCGGATATTCCCGCCGGTTCGACCATCACCTCGATTTCCCTGACCATCCGTGGAGAGCGAAACGATACCAATTCGGTGGATGGAGCCGTGGATTTCAATCTGCACCAGTTGACCCGTCCTTTTGTAGAAGGAACCGGCAACGTGAACGGTTCCAATGATGTGGACGGAGGGGTAAGGTGGAACGCCGCACAATCGGGAACTCCATGGACGGCGAACGGGGGCGACTACAATTCCCTGATCCTTTCGACGGTTTCCGCAGATCCAGGAACCGTGGACGAAGTCCTCTATACCTTCTCCACTTCTTCGGCTTTTGTCGCGGCGGCCCAAGCTGCATTTGAAGGTGGCAACACCCTCGACATGCTCATGAAGATGTCGGCCACCTATGAAGGGGATGGGAGCCGCCGGGTGTTTTTCTTCCACAGCGATGATGCGACTGACACCGTCCCAGGTGATGGAATCACGCCGGATTCGTATTACCGGCCATTCCTGACCGTGGAATACGTGCCTGAACCAGGTGTGGCGATTCTGGGTGCCCTCGGAGGGGGGCTTCTGCTTGGTCGACGCCGGAAATAA
- the hrpB gene encoding ATP-dependent helicase HrpB, with product MQLPVFEIADALKAAVGPEKSRVLLKAPTGSGKSTSVPGMVAEAVPAGRIIVIEPRRMAARLLATWVAKQRNTPVGHETGYAVRFDTKYRNDTRILYMTDGVFQRWIQDEPDLPGVAAVIFDEFHERRLAVDISLARCLDLQDGPRPDLKVIVMSATLETGNLAEYMNPVTSLEAGGRTYPVEVKYRPDRPQQNNRTGGPPREVPVWERMVKVCMEAITMDDAGNILMFLPGTHEIRKTIELLESGSATRGWDVFPLYSALPPAAQEAAIAPGPKPKIIVATNVAETSLTIAGVRTVIDSGFARIASFEARRGINTLLIRKIARAAAEQRAGRAGRTAPGRCFRLWSEADHAKRAEFESPEVHRVELAEAFLLLKASGVDDLRGFRWLDAPTPDSHDRAERLLHDLSATDTTGHLTDEGRKMASLPLEPRFARLLLAGMEHGCVAETAFIASAVQGEGIFTNKRGGVSRKDFIYPDDDTDFAGEYRAFDAAAGMNFDPQRCVQLGVLARGARETAQSLDRLLSLAKNFGWPVGRIDFEKNHEAIGKAMLAAFSDQLAIRFSQGTLACRLVGNRRGKLDEDSCVKNAPAFVAAEITEVEAREVITHLKRATAIDPAWLAELFPEDLSETDGAAFDETRRRVVSRKQTVFRDLVLESKESDHNVNLDKAAEILAARVLSGELILKNWDDQVEQWTTRLKFLSSTLPELGMPTWTDEDKADAIAQICHGHVAYKDIKEANPWPVLKEWLSHAQRMALDSYCPERITLPNGQSAKVTYQPGKDPFISVRVSHLFGVWETPAICNGRMPLLVHILTPGQKPWNMTKDLKNFWASGYFQMKKDVAGRYPRHPWPDDPKTYVPQPRNDRRRD from the coding sequence GTGCAGTTGCCCGTCTTCGAAATCGCCGATGCCCTCAAAGCGGCTGTCGGTCCGGAAAAGTCCCGCGTTCTCCTGAAAGCCCCCACCGGCTCGGGGAAATCCACCTCCGTTCCCGGCATGGTCGCGGAGGCCGTGCCCGCGGGCAGGATCATCGTGATCGAGCCACGGCGGATGGCGGCGCGGTTGCTCGCCACCTGGGTGGCCAAACAGCGGAACACCCCCGTGGGGCACGAAACAGGCTATGCGGTGCGCTTCGACACGAAATACCGCAACGACACCCGCATCCTCTACATGACGGATGGTGTCTTCCAGCGTTGGATCCAGGATGAGCCGGACCTGCCGGGAGTGGCCGCCGTCATTTTCGATGAGTTCCACGAACGCAGGCTGGCGGTGGACATTTCCCTCGCCCGTTGCCTGGACCTCCAGGACGGACCGAGGCCGGACCTGAAGGTCATCGTCATGTCCGCCACGCTGGAGACGGGGAACCTCGCGGAATACATGAACCCCGTCACCTCGCTGGAAGCCGGTGGCCGCACCTACCCGGTGGAGGTCAAATACCGCCCCGACCGGCCGCAGCAGAACAATCGCACCGGCGGCCCGCCCCGCGAGGTCCCCGTCTGGGAGCGGATGGTGAAGGTCTGCATGGAGGCCATAACCATGGATGACGCCGGAAACATCCTGATGTTCCTGCCCGGCACCCATGAGATCCGGAAAACCATCGAGTTGCTGGAATCCGGCTCCGCCACCCGTGGATGGGACGTCTTTCCCCTCTACTCCGCCCTGCCTCCGGCGGCGCAGGAGGCCGCCATCGCTCCGGGGCCGAAGCCGAAGATCATCGTCGCCACCAACGTGGCGGAAACCTCCCTCACCATCGCCGGTGTCCGCACGGTGATCGACTCCGGCTTCGCCCGAATCGCCTCCTTCGAGGCCAGACGGGGCATCAACACCCTGCTCATCCGGAAGATCGCCCGCGCCGCCGCGGAGCAGCGTGCCGGCCGCGCCGGACGGACGGCCCCCGGACGATGCTTCCGCCTGTGGTCGGAAGCGGACCACGCGAAGCGCGCCGAGTTCGAATCGCCCGAGGTCCACCGGGTGGAACTCGCGGAGGCATTCCTGTTGCTCAAGGCGTCCGGCGTGGACGACCTGCGCGGCTTCCGCTGGCTGGATGCCCCCACCCCGGATTCCCATGACCGTGCCGAGCGGCTGCTCCATGACCTTTCCGCCACGGACACCACCGGCCACTTGACGGACGAGGGTCGGAAGATGGCATCGCTGCCACTCGAACCCCGCTTCGCGCGCCTCCTGCTGGCCGGGATGGAGCACGGGTGTGTCGCGGAGACCGCCTTCATCGCCTCCGCCGTCCAGGGGGAAGGCATCTTCACCAACAAGCGTGGTGGTGTTTCCCGGAAGGACTTCATCTATCCGGATGACGACACCGACTTCGCCGGGGAGTACCGAGCCTTTGACGCCGCCGCCGGGATGAACTTCGACCCGCAGCGCTGCGTGCAACTGGGCGTCCTCGCCCGGGGTGCGCGGGAAACCGCCCAGTCGCTCGACCGGTTGCTTTCACTGGCCAAGAACTTCGGCTGGCCGGTGGGCCGCATCGATTTCGAGAAGAACCATGAGGCGATCGGCAAGGCGATGCTCGCCGCCTTCAGCGACCAGCTCGCCATCCGCTTCTCGCAGGGAACGCTCGCCTGCCGTCTGGTGGGCAACCGCAGGGGAAAGCTCGACGAGGATTCCTGCGTGAAGAACGCGCCCGCCTTCGTCGCGGCGGAGATCACGGAGGTGGAAGCCCGCGAGGTCATCACCCACCTGAAGCGTGCCACCGCCATCGACCCCGCGTGGCTGGCGGAACTTTTCCCGGAGGATCTTTCGGAGACGGACGGAGCCGCGTTTGACGAAACCCGCCGACGGGTCGTTTCCCGGAAGCAGACCGTCTTCCGCGATCTGGTGCTGGAGTCGAAGGAGTCCGACCACAACGTCAATCTCGACAAGGCCGCGGAGATCCTGGCCGCCCGCGTCCTCTCCGGAGAGCTGATCCTTAAAAACTGGGATGATCAGGTGGAGCAGTGGACCACCCGCCTGAAGTTCCTCTCCTCCACCCTGCCGGAACTCGGCATGCCGACATGGACGGATGAGGACAAGGCGGACGCGATCGCGCAGATCTGCCATGGCCACGTCGCCTACAAGGACATCAAGGAGGCGAATCCATGGCCCGTGCTGAAGGAGTGGCTGAGCCATGCCCAGCGCATGGCCCTGGATTCCTACTGCCCGGAGCGCATCACCCTGCCGAACGGCCAGAGCGCTAAGGTCACCTATCAGCCGGGGAAGGATCCGTTCATCTCCGTCCGCGTTTCCCACCTCTTCGGCGTCTGGGAAACACCGGCCATCTGCAATGGCCGCATGCCCCTGCTGGTCCACATCCTCACTCCCGGCCAGAAGCCATGGAACATGACGAAGGACCTGAAGAACTTCTGGGCCAGCGGCTATTTCCAGATGAAAAAGGACGTGGCCGGACGCTACCCGCGCCATCCATGGCCTGATGACCCGAAGACGTATGTCCCGCAACCGAGGAACGACCGCCGCCGGGACTGA